Part of the Ziziphus jujuba cultivar Dongzao chromosome 8, ASM3175591v1 genome is shown below.
AAGTTAATGAAAACATTTTTTATGACCAACAATGTATATTCTGAGAGAAACTAACAATGCGGTCTGATTTGCAGGCAGCAAGTTTGAGAATCGCTGAACAATATATGCAAGCCTTCAgtaaaattgccaaggaggtgaatatcttcttttatttttatttaacattttatatggAATTTTGACACAGTGCTGAATTGATTTAACAGCAATTTCTGCCTATTTGTCCTCCTCTTGTTATTGCAGGGGACTACAATTTTGCTTCCAAGCTCTGTTTCCAATCCCTCCAGCTTAATGGCCGAAGCTCTCGTCATGTACAAAAGCTTGGTTGGCAATGCTTCTGGTAATGTACTTCAAGAAACACCTCTTGGCATAACAGGGGCTGGAAAGGGTGCACACTCTGGAGAAACTGAAGTTAAGAGCACCAAGACAAATAAAGAAGCAAAAGACAGTCATTTTGAAGCAAAAAAGGGTCACTCTGAAGAACCAGAGTTCTCACTGCAGAGTCACAAAAAATTAGAATAGAGTAGGTTTATGCAACCGGATCTCTCACCGATTACCCACAAACATGTTATTGGGTTTTGATATATCTTTTTGTCATCTGAGTCTATTCCTTTGTTAGTTTCCGTAGAGAATGATGAagatttattaaactttttagactcttcttattttgttatattcacGGCAGAAGGATAGTATAATCATATGAGTTATATGATTTTTCAGTAACTGAACAAAATCATAATTGAAAATATCTCAGTATAATGACATTTTATTGTGTGTTTTTGCTTGGTTTTGCTTTGTCTTGCTTTTGGGTTGTAAATTGTGAATGGACCCGTCACCATAAAAgacttatgaaaaaaaaatttcatacttaattatgtattcatTGATGTGAGTTATAAGTCTCTCGAAGTACAATAAACTGGTTACAAATttcagtttaaaaaaataaataaataaactggaAAGAATTTTATACTTATGTATTCTTTGATGTGATGGAAAGAATTTTATACGTAATTATTCTTTGATGCGAGTTATATAAGTTTCTCAAAGTACAATAAACTGGTTACAAGTTTCttctaaaaaaaccaaaaataaaccGGTTACAAAATGCGAGCCTTGTTTGCATTGTCCAGCCCCAACAAAACAAggagaaagaaggaaaagaactTTTTACTTGTCAAATTATAAGATTTgaacttctttttatttatttatttatttattttttttttttttaaatacttgaTAAAATATCATTCTGATTCTCAAAATCTTACAAGAAAATTCTTACGGTCAAGTAGAACTTCATACTCTCATCAATCCACTTCAACAAGTTTTACAACGTGGGTTCTTAAATCTCTAATAAGCATCGTTAAGAAACCTAGTATAAAGGTTAACTTTATAGCCATATTTCCCTTCTGCATCAAACTCTTACTTAAGACTCATAATCAGAATTTCTCAAGAGAACTTCAAGATTATATCCTATCAAAAAGTTGAAAAACCAATGCACCACCCTGTAATACTACTCAACAGCAAATGATTGAAGATCTACAGGCAAATACAAATTGAATCTAAACTTGATTGGTTGAATGTAGCATATCAGCACAAAGGTCTTTATCCTTTGGGGTTTCCAGGGAAGAGTTGCATCAAGGAAGAAAACATCCAATTTAGTGAGACAGAGAACTGAGAAACAGAGATCTTAAGAATATCTTCAATAGAGTTCTAGCATTCAATTTTGGTAAGCTGTACGAATCAGAAAGCAAGCACCTACTAAGATGTTTCATAGGGTATCAAGTCTTCATCTACAACTAAAATGAGCCATTCTTTACACACGGCCTCTTCAATACCTTGATTACCATTTACCACCCAAATGCTTCCATGCTATTTTGCTACCTACTCTTCAGTGTGCAGCCGATGGACCAAAGAGAAACCAAGGAAATCTTTAGTACACACTAAAGAATGCCGATTAAAAATGCTAAGAACCTTCCATAAAAGTGAGTAATGTTTTAATTGAGCTTTTATAAATCATGGCTACAAATGCCACCATGAACTTCAGCTGAACTTGCATAACCTCCATCCAAAATGGAAGACTGCATCAAGAACCAAAACAAACTAAGCAAATGCTAAGCAAAAGCATTCAGATGATATGTTAGGTTATGTGGAGCAGCACTGAGAAGACAGGAAAACCTTTCTATTGCATTCCAATCATTCTGTTCGATGCCTATATTCGACCTTGCGAACAAGAAACTTAGATGCTCACTTGACAACATGAAATTTTCcctagaaaatatgatattcaaGTGAATACATGATTCTTGTTTCCTTACTTGACTAGGATTTATTCCCTTGTTAgttccatatttttaaattggtatattttccggttatatttttcttctcgTAAGTATTCTTTAAAAAGCTAAAAAGGAATCAAGTATTTCCTTCTGCAATCATTTCTATACCTTTCATTATCAAAATCACAACTGACaaagaagagaggaaaaaaacatTTGAGTTGGGATGCAACGATCAAATCCTATAATGAAAAGACACTGATTTGTAGTAAGACCTAAAACCGATTAAAACTAAAACTTTCAAAATATTGGACAAACCCATAAGagaaaaactaaaagaaaattaaaatcctGTTCTTCATCAGCAATGCAAAATATCCTACTTTCCAAGCGGGTTTGGATACCTTTTTCACACCTCTATCTATGGAAACAAATAAGTATTTCAGCTAACTCCATATTGGATTGATCAGATAAAACCTTACAAATtcgatttctattttttttttttttttctcagttcTTGTCCACTTTGTGCCATCAATTACCCAACAGATATAGCAGaaactgaaaataaaaatgaaattcaaaccCACATGCATCAATCATAGTCTTAATAGAATATTATTCACAaataaagaataagaaaataaaatatatttaacaaacatTAACatttcaaagagaaaaaaaaaagaaaaaaagaaaagcagtaAAAAGCTCTTCCTTCATATACAATGGGGCAAAATATGCCAGTTCTCTCATAAAGAATGACCAACAACAAAGAAATCCCCCAAGAAAAATTGGGAAAGAAATAGAATTACAATGAATTACAATAATAccccaagaagaaaaaaaaatcaatcagaAAACGCCGAACAAGACGGAAAATCCGAGGACGATGAGCCAGACAATGTGCACCAAAAGGAGAGCCTGAGCAGAGAGAGGGGCAGAACCGCCATTACCTACCTCACAGAAACTCAATTTGGCAACTTTGGTGTTCGCACACCGCGCGTCCGCGCACCCACACCAGTAGGTGACGCCATCGACGCCGCAAACCGGGTCGGGTCGGAAGCATTTCACGGGGCAAGAAGAAGGGGGATCCGACGTCGAGAAGACGCCACAGACATCCTCATTATCGTCGACGTCATCAGAGGGAAACCGAAGGACGGAGGATTGGTACTCGGATCGGACGGTGGGGAAGGAGGAGAGGACGAAGAGGGCGAAGAGGGTGAAGAGGAGAAGGTAAGAACTTATGGGTTTAGGGTTGAATTGGTGCATGATTGAAGGCGAGCATCCAAAAGAGGAAGAAAGCTCGCCCCTTATGGGAAATTAGGGTTCTTGGAGAGGAAATTGAAGGAAAAAGTAAGGAATTTTGATGAGAAAATTCAAAGAACGCGTAACAAAAAGTTAGAACCTTGTTTGGACGGAGTCGTTTTATTTGGCTCATACAGAATTTACAGACGTCAAATGCTATGTGGAAAGGCTTTGGAGACGTTGGCCGGTGGCTGTTCGTGGGCCCCACTGAACGCTTTGTTGTTCACCAACTGTTTGAGCTGtatgtttgatttttcttttactaaaaaaattattaattttctacttcctaatatttaatattaggaTGGACAAAAATCGAATCAGACCGATCAAACCGATCAAATtgatatatttgatttgatttggattagttttaatttattaatcggTTTGATtcagttaaatatataaaaaaaaatcgaaatggTCGGTTCAAATTGTAAGTTGAATGAAATTTATCCAATCTAATCCGTACCAAACCGATCATCAATTaaactaacattttattttacttttatatataaatatagtatataattataaaataaaactattattttatttattgtgagaaTGGCATTGAATTGTGTGGAAgaagactttttaaaataatttttatttttatggattgttagtttatttaattataagttcattttaaaatttaagatttcaaatatgaattgtattctattttataattaataatggttgtagatttattataaaatttatttgttggtgtatgatgtatttgtataattaggttGTAGTTGTAGACTTATACTATAgttatatggttttattttgtattatcttacttgtattgtagttgtatggTTTCATGTTGTATTGTAgttaatagttattttatttggtatttttgctagttgaatgtatattaaaattatttaatttagatattatttaatttagataatagcttgaaaaagatgcttaattcaaaatataatgcatgaatatgattgaagattgataattaaaaaggcctaaaaaaaatttatacaattttgaacccaatgtgTACAATTTTTTATctcaaaatagcataaataaaaaaatttggaccgAGATCCAAACCGACCTAAACCATTaatccaacccaaaccgaccaatGATCATCGGTTTGGTTCGGTTCGGATTGAATATGATGGTCGGTTTGGTTTAGTTTcgtatccaatccaaaccgaattggtcggtttggtttaaaaaaatctataaaaccgaaccaaaccgcaccgagcccacccctaataaatataattggCATTTAATTTCAATCATAAGACTAGTGAGACAACAtttacccaccaaaaaaaaaaaaaaaagactagtgTGACACTTATagagttaaattttattttatgagataaaaaaatttgggagaaagaaataaaacacTTTAAAAGGGAAGATATATGcagtttaatttattcaaagttagaaaagaaaaatatatagatatgcatAAACTGTTTGGTGGTGTTTTGTTTTGTAAAGTTAATTAACCTTAAATTATCGCCAAAAACAATCTAACGGTggaatgaataaattttatttagaatggatgttttcaatttaaaatttgaaagatttcaaaaaattttaaaatttagaatatttaatttaaattttaaaaaatattcaattgacattttaattttaatatattttataaaatcttattaaaatttaagtattttttattgaaattttataaaaaaaaatttaaaataaaaaagtatttaaaaagttattgaatgtaaaagattttaaaaagtaattttttaaaaatattttataggattttaaaagataaaatatgaaaaaaaatgttgatatGAAATCATATCTTAATTCAAAGGATTTTCTAAAATTCTTATAAATTCgtttataaaattagataaaaactataaatttttttaaaatttataattaattttatttaataacataGAGCCTTATGTagtattgaaatttttgtattttgttataCCGGGAATGATGATGGGATGAAAGCTTGAAGATTTGGGAGGAAGTGACAATTGGACAGCAATCTCCCAATATcacttatttaccaaaaaataatctCCCAATATCACTTCAAcagataatttataaatatttttttttccctttgaaattgaattaactcctaagttttttatttttttccatttaaaaaaaaaaattggaaggaaaaaaatgCTTTATGGTGAGAGACAAGGATCTCCTCATACAAGAAaacttattttttggtgaataacaaGAAAACTTATTGGACAAAGTAAAAGACGAAACGATGATTTCTAAGAGtatcaaatatgaaaaattcttaatatccaaaaaaaaaaaaaaaaaaagaaataaaataagatct
Proteins encoded:
- the LOC107414942 gene encoding uncharacterized protein LOC107414942, encoding MHQFNPKPISSYLLLFTLFALFVLSSFPTVRSEYQSSVLRFPSDDVDDNEDVCGVFSTSDPPSSCPVKCFRPDPVCGVDGVTYWCGCADARCANTKVAKLSFCEVGNGGSAPLSAQALLLVHIVWLIVLGFSVLFGVF